The following are encoded together in the Gammaproteobacteria bacterium genome:
- a CDS encoding DUF2066 domain-containing protein, whose translation MRWIKIIQTGMLGLLLWAGLAGNLWAARAEGVYEAQIPVKSMEQSERLEGYTQGLRQVVVKVTGDRRAVDNPVVAEMMKRASQWVLQYRYRDLPDVQAAALKAASFNRMLVVEFDGGAVTSALAKANLPLWGRTRPQFLLWLAVDERTNRYLAGANSGLEVEYYVNNAAWMRGLPVILPLQDLEDQSKLRFADVWGDFQQSIVDASARYGADGILVGRLNRLDSGAWQGRWSSYQRGETLRWSNQGGSAAEVVTAGIDAVADNVGRRMAQVSDPGAGRQLRVTVNDVNSLAGYARVRRYLESLDAVEKVYVEQVTYDSLVMALDMRADGAVLRQVIALGSTLAAIDAAAGAANDERMIFRLLP comes from the coding sequence ATGCGTTGGATAAAGATCATTCAAACCGGGATGCTGGGGTTATTGCTGTGGGCCGGGTTGGCGGGGAATCTGTGGGCGGCGCGGGCCGAAGGTGTCTACGAGGCGCAGATCCCGGTGAAGTCGATGGAGCAGTCAGAGCGGCTGGAAGGCTATACCCAGGGCTTACGGCAGGTGGTCGTGAAAGTGACCGGAGATCGCCGTGCCGTCGACAATCCGGTCGTGGCGGAGATGATGAAACGTGCTAGCCAATGGGTGTTGCAATACCGCTACCGCGATTTGCCGGACGTTCAGGCGGCGGCACTCAAGGCTGCGAGCTTTAACCGGATGCTGGTGGTCGAGTTTGATGGTGGTGCAGTGACCAGCGCCCTGGCAAAGGCGAATCTGCCGTTGTGGGGACGCACGCGGCCCCAATTCCTGCTCTGGCTGGCGGTGGATGAACGCACGAATCGTTATTTGGCCGGTGCCAATAGCGGGCTAGAGGTTGAGTATTACGTGAATAATGCGGCCTGGATGCGTGGTCTGCCCGTCATCTTGCCGCTGCAGGACTTGGAGGATCAGTCCAAACTGCGTTTCGCCGACGTGTGGGGTGATTTTCAGCAATCGATTGTTGATGCCTCAGCACGTTATGGCGCCGATGGCATATTGGTCGGGCGTTTGAATCGCCTTGATAGTGGTGCCTGGCAAGGACGTTGGTCGTCGTATCAAAGGGGGGAAACTTTGCGCTGGTCAAACCAGGGGGGGAGCGCGGCGGAAGTCGTGACGGCGGGTATCGATGCCGTCGCCGATAATGTCGGGCGACGTATGGCTCAGGTCTCTGATCCTGGTGCTGGGCGTCAATTGCGAGTCACCGTTAATGATGTGAATAGTCTGGCCGGTTACGCACGGGTAAGGCGCTATCTGGAATCGCTGGATGCTGTTGAGAAGGTGTATGTCGAGCAGGTGACTTATGATTCGCTGGTCATGGCGCTTGACATGCGTGCTGATGGTGCTGTGCTACGGCAAGTGATTGCCTTGGGCAGTACGCTGGCAGCCATTGATGCAGCTGCGGGCGCCGCTAATGATGAAAGGATGATTTTCCGCTTGCTGCCATGA
- the rsxA gene encoding electron transport complex subunit RsxA, which yields MTELVLILISTVLVNNFVLVKFLGLCPFLGVSKKLETATGMGLATAFVLTLSSVCAYLVDHYLLAPFELTYLRTISFILVIAVVVQFTEMVIRKTSPVLYNLLGIFLPLITTNCAVLGVALLNVKQEFGFIESAVYGFGAAAGFSMVLVLFAAMRERILVADVPVAFRGPAIALITAGLMSIAFMGFSGLVKG from the coding sequence ATGACCGAATTAGTCCTCATCCTGATCAGCACCGTGCTGGTCAATAATTTTGTCCTGGTCAAATTCCTGGGGCTGTGTCCATTTTTGGGTGTCTCCAAGAAATTGGAGACTGCGACCGGGATGGGATTGGCCACGGCCTTCGTGCTTACGCTGTCCTCTGTCTGCGCCTATCTCGTCGATCACTATTTATTGGCGCCGTTTGAACTCACATACCTGCGCACCATTTCCTTCATCCTCGTCATTGCCGTTGTCGTGCAATTCACTGAAATGGTGATCCGCAAAACCAGCCCCGTGCTGTACAACCTGCTCGGCATCTTTCTCCCCCTGATCACCACCAATTGCGCCGTGCTCGGCGTGGCTTTGTTGAATGTCAAGCAGGAGTTCGGCTTCATCGAATCCGCAGTTTATGGTTTCGGTGCCGCAGCGGGCTTTTCAATGGTTTTGGTGTTATTCGCTGCGATGCGTGAACGCATTCTGGTTGCCGATGTTCCCGTCGCCTTTCGCGGTCCGGCCATTGCCCTGATCACTGCGGGCCTGATGTCGATCGCCTTCATGGGCTTCTCCGGTCTAGTGAAGGGATAA
- the hda gene encoding DnaA regulatory inactivator Hda → MAVNSPAVRQLALQMWLRDANTFDNFVSGDNQQLVSLLRETGSEDRFILMWGGDGVGKTHLLQALCHQSAARGEASAYLPLTERDQLAPEMLEGLESLSLVTIDDINAIAGDAAWERALFNLYNAVREAPGCRLVLSANVPFASLDMRLPDLKSRLGWGLIFQVQPLSDEQKIAALMQRAQRRGFDLSEEIGRYLLRHCRRDMAGLFELLEQLDHASLAVQRRLTIPFVKQVIDSGKVGR, encoded by the coding sequence ATGGCAGTAAATTCCCCCGCCGTTCGCCAGCTGGCGCTGCAAATGTGGCTGCGCGATGCGAATACCTTTGATAATTTTGTGAGCGGCGACAATCAGCAGTTGGTAAGCCTTTTGCGAGAAACGGGGAGTGAGGACCGTTTCATCCTGATGTGGGGCGGTGATGGCGTTGGCAAGACGCATCTACTGCAAGCCTTATGTCATCAGTCGGCAGCGCGTGGCGAGGCCAGTGCCTATCTGCCGTTAACGGAACGGGATCAGTTGGCGCCAGAAATGCTGGAAGGTCTTGAGTCGCTATCCTTGGTCACGATTGATGATATCAATGCGATTGCCGGCGATGCAGCGTGGGAACGAGCGCTGTTTAATCTTTATAACGCCGTGCGTGAAGCGCCAGGTTGCCGCTTGGTGTTATCGGCAAATGTACCGTTCGCAAGTCTTGATATGCGGTTACCAGATTTGAAATCCCGCCTCGGTTGGGGCTTGATATTCCAGGTGCAGCCATTAAGCGACGAGCAAAAGATCGCCGCCTTGATGCAGCGCGCACAGCGGCGCGGGTTCGATTTGTCCGAAGAGATTGGACGCTATCTGTTGCGCCACTGCCGGCGCGATATGGCGGGTTTGTTTGAATTGTTAGAACAACTGGATCACGCCTCGCTGGCAGTGCAGCGGCGACTGACTATTCCATTTGTGAAACAAGTCATTGATAGCGGCAAGGTGGGCAGATGA
- a CDS encoding CDP-alcohol phosphatidyltransferase family protein produces MFKSRDIPNIISVARILLSFPLAYLLLEERYGEAIGLYFIAGVSDALDGYLAKSRGWYSRLGSILDPLADKVLLLTTYIVLGWSGVLPLWLVSMVVGRDVVIVSGALAYHVLIGSYDMAPTWISKANTTLQIILGLAVVVSLGLMALPAAMLTGLEYAVGIVTALSGLDYVWTWSRKARFAYAANKRH; encoded by the coding sequence ATGTTTAAATCTCGCGATATACCCAACATAATCAGTGTTGCGCGCATCCTGCTCAGTTTTCCGCTGGCGTATTTGTTGTTAGAGGAACGCTATGGTGAGGCGATAGGGTTGTATTTTATCGCGGGTGTTTCCGATGCGCTGGATGGTTATCTTGCCAAGAGCCGAGGTTGGTATAGCCGCCTGGGATCGATTCTTGATCCGCTGGCAGATAAGGTGTTGCTACTGACAACATACATCGTGCTGGGTTGGAGTGGCGTATTGCCTTTGTGGCTGGTGTCGATGGTGGTTGGGCGCGATGTGGTCATTGTATCCGGTGCGCTGGCGTATCACGTCTTGATCGGCAGTTACGATATGGCACCCACCTGGATCAGCAAGGCCAATACGACATTGCAGATAATCTTGGGATTGGCGGTGGTCGTGTCACTGGGTTTGATGGCATTGCCCGCAGCGATGCTGACGGGATTGGAATATGCCGTTGGCATTGTTACAGCGCTAAGTGGTCTGGATTATGTCTGGACCTGGAGTAGAAAGGCACGGTTTGCTTACGCTGCTAATAAACGTCACTAA
- a CDS encoding DUF3108 domain-containing protein encodes MTTLLGIRRWIIGLLGAVAFVHQTVILAADTPAPPSPEFTANYVLSKGALELADLTRRVYRTANDTYVFLSEAKPLGIVKLFTKSTITEMSEWIYVEGQLRPLSYLYDRRGDKDPRQFKINFDWQKLTATSSGAESWETAVQPGILDKLLFHLALIHDLQQGRQELTYLIADSGAIKNHLFTVAGDETVTTELGTFKTLKLERSGNHQTILWCAPQLGYIPVKLEQDGLTMTIKSLSRIPQITVAIPTEPAASKTTKHTESETAKAKR; translated from the coding sequence ATGACAACATTACTGGGGATACGACGCTGGATCATCGGCCTGCTCGGCGCTGTCGCTTTCGTCCACCAGACCGTCATTCTCGCCGCTGATACACCCGCTCCACCCTCACCCGAATTCACCGCCAACTATGTCCTCAGCAAAGGAGCGCTTGAACTCGCCGACTTGACGCGCCGCGTTTATCGCACCGCAAACGATACTTATGTTTTTCTTTCCGAAGCCAAGCCGCTGGGGATCGTTAAACTGTTTACCAAATCGACGATCACTGAAATGAGTGAATGGATTTATGTCGAAGGCCAATTACGCCCGCTCAGTTACCTCTATGATCGCCGTGGCGACAAAGATCCTCGCCAGTTCAAAATCAATTTCGATTGGCAAAAATTAACGGCGACGAGCTCGGGCGCCGAATCGTGGGAAACCGCCGTTCAACCTGGAATTCTGGACAAATTGCTCTTTCACCTGGCACTCATTCATGACTTGCAACAGGGCCGCCAGGAACTGACTTACTTGATCGCCGACAGCGGCGCGATCAAAAATCACCTATTTACCGTCGCCGGCGATGAAACCGTGACCACCGAATTGGGTACTTTCAAGACGCTGAAGCTGGAACGCAGCGGCAACCATCAAACCATCCTCTGGTGCGCGCCGCAACTGGGATATATACCGGTGAAACTGGAACAAGACGGTCTGACCATGACCATCAAGTCGTTGTCGCGCATCCCGCAGATCACGGTGGCAATTCCAACCGAACCCGCCGCTTCAAAAACCACCAAGCATACTGAAAGCGAAACTGCAAAAGCGAAACGCTAA
- the metG gene encoding methionine--tRNA ligase → MSHASRQILVTSALPYANGSIHLGHLVEYIQTDIWVRFQKMRGHECHYVCADDTHGTPVMLRAQQEGITPETLIERVHAEHSRDFAAFLINFDNYHSTNSAENKTLSEDIYRKLDAAGLIERRTIEQLYDPQKQMFLPDRFIKGTCPRCKTADQYGDSCESCGATYSPTELIDPYSAVSGAKPELRSSEHHFFKLGACEEFLRGWLKGGAEGGPLQTEAANKIGEWFESGLKDWDISRDAPYFGFEIPGAPGKYLYVWLDAPIGYMASFKHLCDRKGLDFDAYWKPDSKAEVYHFIGKDILYFHALFWPATLKFAGYRTPNKICVHGFLTVNGQKMSKSRGTFIMARTYLNHLNPEYLRYYFAAKLNERIEDIDLNLEDFTQRVNSNLVGKYINIASRSAGFLSKRFDGMLSAEFDHAGHALVKQIQGQANEIAAYYENRQFSEAMREIMALADIANEYVDATKIWELAKHAGTEQQLQQICSAILNVFRLLTLYLKPVLPQLAQQVEAFLNIEALQWSDSTHILTNHRINPYQHLLKRIEPAQIEALLAESAATLKPQQYSPVRHGESQQTKITEEAVEHISYDDFAKVDLRIARIVKAETVEGADKLLRLTLDIGEANTRNVFAGIRSAYTPEQLEGKLTVMVANLTPRKMRFGVSEGMVLAAGSGGQELWILEPHAGAQPGMKVK, encoded by the coding sequence ATGAGCCACGCATCACGCCAGATCCTTGTCACCAGCGCCCTGCCCTACGCCAACGGCTCGATCCACCTCGGCCACTTGGTGGAATATATTCAGACCGATATCTGGGTCCGCTTCCAGAAAATGCGGGGGCATGAATGCCACTATGTCTGCGCTGACGACACCCACGGCACTCCGGTCATGTTGCGGGCCCAGCAGGAAGGCATCACCCCGGAAACCCTGATCGAACGCGTTCATGCTGAACATTCACGGGACTTTGCCGCTTTTCTGATTAACTTCGACAACTATCACTCGACCAATTCGGCCGAAAACAAGACACTCTCAGAAGACATCTACCGCAAACTCGATGCTGCCGGTCTGATCGAACGTCGCACCATCGAACAACTGTATGACCCGCAGAAACAAATGTTCCTGCCGGATCGTTTTATCAAAGGCACGTGCCCGCGTTGCAAAACCGCAGATCAATACGGCGATTCCTGCGAATCCTGCGGCGCAACTTACAGCCCTACGGAATTGATCGATCCCTATTCCGCCGTCTCTGGCGCCAAACCTGAATTGCGCAGCTCGGAACATCATTTCTTCAAACTTGGCGCCTGCGAAGAGTTCCTGCGCGGCTGGTTGAAGGGCGGCGCCGAGGGCGGCCCGCTGCAAACCGAGGCCGCCAACAAGATCGGCGAATGGTTTGAATCAGGGCTGAAGGATTGGGACATCTCGCGCGATGCGCCTTATTTTGGTTTTGAAATTCCCGGCGCACCCGGAAAATATCTCTATGTTTGGCTCGACGCGCCGATCGGTTACATGGCCAGTTTCAAGCATCTTTGCGATCGCAAAGGTCTCGATTTCGATGCCTACTGGAAACCTGACAGCAAGGCCGAGGTCTACCATTTCATCGGCAAAGACATTCTCTATTTCCATGCCTTGTTCTGGCCGGCAACACTGAAGTTCGCCGGTTATCGCACACCGAACAAGATCTGCGTTCATGGCTTTTTGACGGTCAATGGTCAGAAGATGTCGAAATCACGCGGCACTTTCATTATGGCGCGTACTTATCTGAATCATTTGAATCCGGAATATCTGCGCTATTATTTCGCCGCCAAGCTCAATGAACGTATCGAAGACATTGATCTTAACCTTGAAGATTTCACACAGCGCGTGAACAGCAATCTGGTCGGCAAATACATCAACATAGCTTCACGCTCGGCGGGATTCCTCAGCAAGCGTTTTGACGGTATGTTGAGCGCCGAGTTTGATCATGCAGGACATGCCTTGGTGAAACAGATTCAGGGCCAGGCCAATGAAATTGCCGCTTATTATGAGAATCGCCAATTCAGCGAGGCGATGCGCGAGATCATGGCACTGGCAGACATCGCCAATGAATATGTCGATGCCACCAAAATTTGGGAACTTGCCAAACATGCGGGTACTGAACAACAGTTGCAACAAATCTGTAGCGCGATCCTCAATGTCTTCCGCCTGCTGACGCTTTATCTCAAGCCGGTGTTACCGCAACTGGCGCAACAGGTGGAAGCATTCTTGAATATCGAGGCACTGCAATGGTCTGACAGCACTCACATACTGACCAACCATCGCATCAATCCCTATCAACATCTGCTCAAGCGGATTGAGCCAGCACAGATTGAAGCCCTGCTGGCGGAGAGCGCTGCCACGCTCAAACCGCAGCAGTACTCGCCAGTACGTCACGGCGAGTCGCAGCAAACCAAAATCACGGAGGAAGCAGTGGAACACATTAGTTATGACGACTTCGCCAAGGTCGATTTGCGTATCGCCCGCATCGTCAAGGCCGAAACGGTGGAAGGCGCCGACAAGCTCCTGCGGCTGACCCTGGATATCGGCGAGGCCAATACCCGTAATGTCTTTGCAGGTATCCGTTCTGCCTACACCCCCGAGCAACTGGAAGGCAAACTGACGGTAATGGTCGCCAACCTGACACCGCGCAAAATGCGCTTTGGCGTCTCCGAAGGTATGGTACTGGCCGCAGGGTCCGGTGGTCAGGAATTATGGATCCTGGAACCCCATGCCGGAGCGCAGCCGGGGATGAAGGTAAAGTAG
- a CDS encoding AI-2E family transporter, with amino-acid sequence MTDSQKWWWLISAAALMLLLYLLAPVLTPFFAAALLAYLGDPVVDRLETRGMQRTTAVVLVFLSLLLLIVVLVAVVVPLLQQELVSFARRLPEYIAWLQDVVLPWIQKLFPPDWVVLDVEHLKLVVDEHWRQAGGAAAEFAGGILQSGMTLFGWLANLVLIPVLTFYLLRDWDVLMARLLELIPRRHEALAVRLGQECDQVLGAFVRGQLAVMLALSVVYALGLLLVGIEGALLIGVTAGLLSFVPYLGFSLGIIIAGVTALVQFQDLLHILLVLAVFGFGQMLESAVLTPYLLGDRIGLHPVAVIFAVMAGGQLFGFVGILLALPTAAVMVVLLRYAHTRYRDSQLYAGGGQG; translated from the coding sequence ATGACCGACTCGCAAAAATGGTGGTGGTTAATTTCAGCGGCGGCGCTGATGTTGCTGCTATATCTATTGGCTCCGGTGTTGACGCCGTTTTTTGCTGCGGCGTTGTTAGCCTATTTGGGCGATCCTGTCGTGGATCGGCTGGAAACGCGAGGTATGCAGCGCACCACGGCCGTGGTGTTGGTGTTTTTGAGTTTGCTATTACTGATCGTGGTATTGGTGGCTGTGGTCGTGCCGCTGTTGCAGCAGGAATTGGTGTCATTCGCGCGGCGCCTGCCTGAATACATCGCTTGGTTGCAGGATGTAGTATTACCGTGGATTCAAAAATTATTCCCGCCAGATTGGGTAGTCTTGGATGTTGAGCATTTGAAACTGGTCGTGGACGAACACTGGCGCCAGGCGGGAGGCGCTGCGGCGGAATTTGCCGGTGGTATATTGCAATCGGGCATGACCTTGTTCGGCTGGCTGGCCAATCTGGTCTTGATCCCGGTGCTGACATTTTATTTGCTGCGCGACTGGGATGTGTTGATGGCGCGGTTACTGGAGTTGATTCCACGGCGCCATGAAGCATTGGCGGTGCGCCTGGGGCAGGAGTGCGACCAAGTACTGGGTGCATTTGTGCGCGGACAATTGGCGGTGATGCTGGCGTTGAGTGTGGTGTATGCGCTTGGTTTGTTGCTGGTGGGGATCGAGGGCGCCTTGCTGATTGGCGTGACCGCAGGCTTGTTGAGTTTTGTGCCGTATCTGGGGTTTTCGCTAGGCATAATTATTGCCGGAGTGACAGCGCTGGTGCAATTTCAGGATCTGCTCCACATCTTGCTGGTGCTGGCCGTGTTTGGATTTGGCCAGATGCTGGAATCGGCGGTGTTAACGCCCTATCTGTTGGGTGATCGCATCGGTCTGCATCCAGTGGCAGTGATCTTTGCAGTAATGGCCGGTGGTCAGCTCTTCGGTTTTGTCGGCATCCTGCTGGCATTGCCGACGGCGGCGGTAATGGTGGTATTGCTGCGGTATGCACATACACGTTATCGCGACAGCCAGCTTTATGCGGGTGGGGGTCAAGGTTAG
- a CDS encoding dCTP deaminase produces the protein MSIKSDKWIRRMAAEGMIEPFEPGQVRETKSQGRIISYGTSSYGYDVRCANEFKVFTNINAVIVDPKNFDENSFVSMESDVCIIPPNSFALARTVEYFRIPRSVLTVCLGKSTYARCGIIVNVTPLEPEWEGHVTLEFSNTTPLPAKIYANEGVAQMLFFESDEVCETSYRDRGGKYQGQRGVTLPKT, from the coding sequence ATGAGTATTAAGTCGGACAAGTGGATCCGCCGGATGGCGGCAGAGGGGATGATCGAGCCGTTTGAGCCAGGGCAGGTGCGTGAAACGAAGAGCCAGGGCCGCATCATTTCCTATGGCACATCGAGTTATGGTTATGATGTGCGTTGCGCCAATGAGTTTAAAGTGTTTACCAATATCAACGCCGTCATCGTTGATCCGAAAAACTTCGATGAGAACAGTTTTGTTTCCATGGAATCTGACGTTTGTATCATCCCGCCAAATTCTTTTGCACTGGCGCGGACGGTGGAATATTTTCGTATCCCGCGTAGTGTGTTGACGGTGTGTCTGGGTAAGTCTACGTATGCCCGCTGCGGCATCATTGTTAACGTCACGCCGTTGGAACCCGAGTGGGAAGGGCATGTGACGCTGGAGTTTTCCAACACCACACCGTTGCCAGCGAAGATTTATGCCAATGAAGGCGTCGCGCAGATGTTGTTCTTTGAATCTGATGAAGTGTGCGAGACCTCATATCGCGATCGCGGCGGCAAGTATCAGGGACAGCGGGGCGTTACGCTTCCCAAGACGTAA
- the apbC gene encoding iron-sulfur cluster carrier protein ApbC codes for MTDVMRRRIEEALKQVVDVYLGIDLVSAKVVKQITVENNAAQVKLVFGYPAGGYASIVAEQVRSAVAQIPGVTSVGVNVTTEVVAHSVQRGVKLLQNVKNIIAVASGKGGVGKSTTAVNLALALAQQGGRVGILDADIYGPSQPRMLGIEGKPESKDGKTMEPLLAYGVQAMSIGFLIDEETPMIWRGPMVTQALEQLLRETNWQNLDYLVIDLPPGTGDIQLTLSQKIPVSGAVIVTTPQDIALLDARKGLKMFEKVEVPVLGIIENMSTHICSQCGHEEHIFGEGGGQRMAQQYGIELLGSLPLDIRIREDADGGRPSVVAEPEGTIAQAYSEIARKIAAKLSLRAKDFTSKFPNIVIQQT; via the coding sequence ATGACAGATGTTATGCGCCGTCGTATTGAAGAGGCATTGAAACAGGTTGTGGATGTCTACCTGGGGATTGACCTTGTTTCCGCCAAGGTGGTGAAGCAGATAACCGTTGAAAATAATGCCGCGCAGGTCAAGCTGGTATTTGGCTATCCGGCGGGGGGGTACGCCTCTATTGTGGCGGAACAGGTCCGGTCGGCGGTGGCACAAATCCCTGGCGTGACTTCCGTAGGCGTGAATGTGACGACGGAAGTCGTGGCGCATTCCGTGCAGCGCGGGGTCAAGCTGTTACAGAATGTGAAAAACATTATTGCTGTTGCTTCCGGCAAGGGCGGTGTGGGCAAGTCGACGACGGCGGTTAATCTGGCGCTGGCGTTGGCCCAGCAGGGGGGGCGGGTTGGGATTCTGGACGCGGATATTTATGGCCCCAGTCAGCCGCGCATGTTGGGCATCGAAGGCAAGCCGGAATCAAAAGACGGCAAGACCATGGAGCCGTTGCTGGCGTATGGTGTGCAGGCGATGTCGATCGGGTTTCTGATCGACGAGGAAACCCCCATGATCTGGCGCGGCCCGATGGTGACTCAGGCCCTGGAGCAGTTGCTGCGCGAGACCAACTGGCAGAATCTGGATTATCTGGTGATCGACCTGCCGCCGGGTACCGGTGACATTCAGCTGACCCTGTCGCAGAAGATACCGGTGTCGGGCGCGGTGATCGTCACCACGCCACAAGACATAGCCCTGCTCGATGCCCGCAAGGGTTTGAAGATGTTCGAGAAGGTGGAAGTGCCGGTATTGGGGATCATCGAGAACATGAGTACCCATATCTGTAGCCAATGTGGCCACGAGGAACACATCTTCGGTGAAGGCGGTGGCCAGCGTATGGCGCAACAATATGGGATCGAACTGCTGGGTTCGTTGCCGCTGGATATCCGCATCCGGGAAGATGCCGATGGCGGCCGGCCGAGCGTGGTGGCGGAACCGGAGGGGACAATTGCCCAGGCATATTCCGAGATCGCGCGTAAAATCGCGGCCAAGTTATCGTTGCGGGCCAAGGATTTTACTTCGAAATTTCCCAATATCGTGATTCAGCAGACCTGA
- the purN gene encoding phosphoribosylglycinamide formyltransferase gives MTTASAQRLPVVVLISGSGSNLQALIDATAAADYPARICAVISNRPEAGGLVRAKRAGIPSHVIDHRQFPDRRSFELALEKSIDSYQPGLVALAGFMRILTPDFVNHYLGRMLNIHPSLLPNFTGLNTHRRALDSGAAVHGASIHFVTPDLDGGPVVIRAQVPIHSGDDAQTLAARVLIEEHRIYPEAVKWFAQGRLRLDDHQALLDGQPVAQLEKHY, from the coding sequence ATGACAACAGCGTCAGCCCAACGCCTGCCGGTGGTCGTCCTGATCTCCGGCAGCGGCAGCAATTTGCAAGCGCTGATCGATGCCACCGCCGCGGCGGATTATCCGGCCCGCATCTGCGCGGTGATTAGCAATCGGCCTGAGGCGGGGGGATTGGTGCGCGCGAAACGGGCTGGGATCCCCAGCCACGTGATCGATCATCGTCAATTCCCGGATCGGCGCAGTTTTGAACTGGCGCTGGAAAAGAGCATCGACAGTTATCAACCCGGCTTGGTTGCCCTTGCCGGCTTCATGCGCATCCTGACACCCGATTTTGTAAACCATTATCTGGGCAGAATGCTGAACATTCACCCCTCGTTGTTGCCTAATTTCACCGGACTCAATACCCATCGGCGTGCATTGGACAGCGGTGCAGCAGTGCATGGCGCCAGCATCCATTTCGTCACTCCTGATCTCGATGGCGGCCCGGTGGTCATTCGCGCTCAAGTGCCGATACACTCAGGGGATGACGCGCAAACACTGGCGGCCCGGGTGTTGATCGAGGAACACCGAATCTACCCGGAAGCGGTCAAGTGGTTTGCGCAAGGAAGATTACGACTGGACGATCATCAGGCACTGCTCGATGGCCAACCGGTAGCACAACTGGAGAAACACTATTAA
- the purM gene encoding phosphoribosylformylglycinamidine cyclo-ligase: protein MANSPQNPTDKGLSYRDAGVDIDAGNRLVEAIKPIAKRTRRPGVLAGLGGFGALFELPLDRYRNPVLVSGTDGVGTKLRLAMDIGKHDTIGIDLVAMCANDLVVQGAEPLFFLDYYATGKLDVATAAAVINGIGIGCEQAGCALVGGETAEMPGMYHGEDYDLAGFCVGVVEKDKIIDGSKVQAGDVIIGIASSGPHSNGYSLIRKILQVSGARLDQSFAGSTLGETLLAPTRIYIKPLLSLLEKVDVHALAHITGGGLLENIPRVMPEHSEAVIDAHSWARPAIFNWLQDKGQVEDKEMYRTFNCGIGMIVIVSAHDAEKTLTHLRQAGEQAWPIGTIEAATAPAEQVIILP, encoded by the coding sequence ATGGCCAATTCGCCGCAGAACCCCACTGACAAAGGACTTAGCTACCGTGATGCAGGGGTCGATATCGACGCCGGCAACCGTTTGGTCGAAGCCATCAAACCCATTGCCAAACGCACCCGCCGCCCCGGCGTGCTGGCCGGACTCGGCGGCTTCGGCGCCTTGTTCGAACTGCCGCTCGACCGCTACCGCAATCCGGTGCTGGTCTCCGGCACAGACGGCGTCGGGACCAAGCTGCGGCTGGCGATGGATATCGGCAAGCATGACACTATCGGCATCGATCTGGTCGCCATGTGCGCCAACGACCTGGTCGTCCAAGGCGCCGAGCCACTCTTCTTCCTCGATTATTACGCCACCGGCAAATTGGATGTTGCGACTGCCGCTGCTGTGATCAACGGCATCGGCATCGGTTGCGAGCAAGCCGGTTGCGCCCTGGTCGGTGGCGAAACTGCCGAAATGCCCGGCATGTATCACGGCGAAGATTATGATCTCGCCGGATTTTGCGTCGGTGTGGTGGAAAAAGACAAGATCATCGACGGCAGCAAGGTACAGGCGGGAGACGTCATCATCGGCATCGCCTCCTCCGGGCCGCACTCGAATGGCTATTCGCTGATTCGCAAAATCCTCCAGGTTTCCGGCGCCCGCCTCGATCAAAGTTTCGCAGGCAGCACACTTGGCGAAACCTTGCTGGCCCCAACACGCATTTATATCAAGCCACTGCTCAGCTTGCTGGAGAAGGTGGATGTCCACGCCTTGGCCCACATCACCGGTGGCGGCCTGCTGGAAAATATTCCGCGCGTCATGCCCGAGCACAGCGAGGCCGTCATTGATGCTCACAGCTGGGCCCGCCCGGCCATCTTTAACTGGCTGCAGGACAAGGGCCAGGTCGAAGACAAAGAGATGTACCGTACCTTCAACTGCGGCATCGGCATGATCGTAATCGTCTCAGCCCACGACGCCGAAAAGACCCTGACGCATCTGCGCCAGGCGGGCGAGCAGGCGTGGCCGATCGGCACCATCGAAGCCGCCACCGCTCCGGCCGAACAGGTCATTATTCTCCCCTGA